In one Silene latifolia isolate original U9 population chromosome 10, ASM4854445v1, whole genome shotgun sequence genomic region, the following are encoded:
- the LOC141605785 gene encoding GDSL esterase/lipase At5g03980-like isoform X2 — translation MLISTEMGGPTYSSFVGALVISCLAGLCLSNNININDPNPITLISDGLTNFQSTSFSIMDHILDHLSFTSFISPPIEAIYQFGDSISDTGNYAHDQPLSNFNQFPYGETYFHRPAGRCSDGLLMVDYFAKFLKLPLLDAYLNKDGNFTHGVNFAVTGASALNDTRLVSKYNVVSTTTNHSLSVQLGWFKSHLNSICSNASECKKELAKGLFLMGEIGGNDYNFVFFQGKPISIAYQMVPEVVDAIRAAIKEIINLGATRIVVPGNFPVGCMTVFLAIFKSNDATMYDDHKCLKYLNKFAKYHNNQLQKAIRGLEKDYPNATIVYADYYTAFTEALQHPPYHGFERSVIHRACCGEGDNEYNFNFGRLCGNKGVPACENPQHHISWDGIHLTQHAYRVMANWLMRNILYGLTHVS, via the exons ATGTTAATCTCCACAGAAATGGGAGGTCCGACATACTCGTCGTTTGTAGGAGCACTAGTGATCTCCTGTTTAGCAGGATTATGCTTATCAAACAACATCAACATCAACGATCCAAATCCCATAACTTTGATATCTGATGGTCTCACTAACTTTCAGTCAACTTCCTTCTCAATCATGGATCATATCCTTGATCATCTATCTTTTACCTCCTTCATCAG TCCCCCAATTGAAGCCATTTATCAATTTGGAGATTCAATATCCGACACAGGAAACTATGCTCATGATCAGCCACTCTCTAATTTTAACCAGTTTCCGTATGGAGAAACCTATTTCCATAGGCCAGCTGGTCGTTGTTCTGACGGACTTCTTATGGTCGATTATTTTG CTAAGTTCCTGAAGCTGCCATTACTCGATGCCTACCTTAACAAAGATGGCAATTTTACTCATGGGGTTAATTTTGCTGTTACTGGCGCCTCCGCTCTGAATGATACTAGATTGGTATCAAAATACAATGTGGTATCAACCACCACCAATCATTCCTTGTCTGTGCAGCTTGGTTGGTTTAAATCCCATCTCAATTCCATTTGTTCTAATGCATCAG AATGCAAAAAGGAGCTCGCAAAAGGGCTATTTCTGATGGGTGAAATCGGAGGCAATGACTACAATTTCGTGTTTTTCCAGGGAAAACCCATCTCTATTGCGTATCAAATGGTGCCTGAAGTTGTTGACGCAATAAGAGCGGCCATAAAG gaaattataaatcttggTGCAACTCGAATAGTTGTACCAGGGAATTTCCCCGTTGGTTGCATGACCGTATTTCTTGCTATTTTCAAATCAAATGATGCAACAATGTATGACGATCACAAATGCCTTAAATACTTGAATAAATTTGCCAAGTACCACAACAATCAGCTTCAAAAAGCTATTCGAGGACTTGAGAAGGATTATCCAAATGCAACAATTGTTTACGCGGATTATTACACTGCCTTCACTGAAGCTCTTCAACATCCTCCTTACCATG GGTTCGAGAGAAGTGTTATACACCGGGCATGTTGTGGTGAGGGTGACAATGAGTACAACTTTAACTTTGGGAGATTATGTGGAAATAAAGGAGTTCCTGCTTGTGAAAATCCTCAACATCACATAAGTTGGGATGGAATTCATCTTACTCAACATGCTTATCGTGTTATGGCTAACTGGCTTATGAGGAACATCCTTTATGGCCTCACCCATGTCTCTTAA
- the LOC141605785 gene encoding GDSL esterase/lipase At5g03980-like isoform X1, which yields MLISTEMGGPTYSSFVGALVISCLAGLCLSNNININDPNPITLISDGLTNFQSTSFSIMDHILDHLSFTSFIRSPPIEAIYQFGDSISDTGNYAHDQPLSNFNQFPYGETYFHRPAGRCSDGLLMVDYFAKFLKLPLLDAYLNKDGNFTHGVNFAVTGASALNDTRLVSKYNVVSTTTNHSLSVQLGWFKSHLNSICSNASECKKELAKGLFLMGEIGGNDYNFVFFQGKPISIAYQMVPEVVDAIRAAIKEIINLGATRIVVPGNFPVGCMTVFLAIFKSNDATMYDDHKCLKYLNKFAKYHNNQLQKAIRGLEKDYPNATIVYADYYTAFTEALQHPPYHGFERSVIHRACCGEGDNEYNFNFGRLCGNKGVPACENPQHHISWDGIHLTQHAYRVMANWLMRNILYGLTHVS from the exons ATGTTAATCTCCACAGAAATGGGAGGTCCGACATACTCGTCGTTTGTAGGAGCACTAGTGATCTCCTGTTTAGCAGGATTATGCTTATCAAACAACATCAACATCAACGATCCAAATCCCATAACTTTGATATCTGATGGTCTCACTAACTTTCAGTCAACTTCCTTCTCAATCATGGATCATATCCTTGATCATCTATCTTTTACCTCCTTCATCAG AAGTCCCCCAATTGAAGCCATTTATCAATTTGGAGATTCAATATCCGACACAGGAAACTATGCTCATGATCAGCCACTCTCTAATTTTAACCAGTTTCCGTATGGAGAAACCTATTTCCATAGGCCAGCTGGTCGTTGTTCTGACGGACTTCTTATGGTCGATTATTTTG CTAAGTTCCTGAAGCTGCCATTACTCGATGCCTACCTTAACAAAGATGGCAATTTTACTCATGGGGTTAATTTTGCTGTTACTGGCGCCTCCGCTCTGAATGATACTAGATTGGTATCAAAATACAATGTGGTATCAACCACCACCAATCATTCCTTGTCTGTGCAGCTTGGTTGGTTTAAATCCCATCTCAATTCCATTTGTTCTAATGCATCAG AATGCAAAAAGGAGCTCGCAAAAGGGCTATTTCTGATGGGTGAAATCGGAGGCAATGACTACAATTTCGTGTTTTTCCAGGGAAAACCCATCTCTATTGCGTATCAAATGGTGCCTGAAGTTGTTGACGCAATAAGAGCGGCCATAAAG gaaattataaatcttggTGCAACTCGAATAGTTGTACCAGGGAATTTCCCCGTTGGTTGCATGACCGTATTTCTTGCTATTTTCAAATCAAATGATGCAACAATGTATGACGATCACAAATGCCTTAAATACTTGAATAAATTTGCCAAGTACCACAACAATCAGCTTCAAAAAGCTATTCGAGGACTTGAGAAGGATTATCCAAATGCAACAATTGTTTACGCGGATTATTACACTGCCTTCACTGAAGCTCTTCAACATCCTCCTTACCATG GGTTCGAGAGAAGTGTTATACACCGGGCATGTTGTGGTGAGGGTGACAATGAGTACAACTTTAACTTTGGGAGATTATGTGGAAATAAAGGAGTTCCTGCTTGTGAAAATCCTCAACATCACATAAGTTGGGATGGAATTCATCTTACTCAACATGCTTATCGTGTTATGGCTAACTGGCTTATGAGGAACATCCTTTATGGCCTCACCCATGTCTCTTAA
- the LOC141605785 gene encoding GDSL esterase/lipase At5g03980-like isoform X3 encodes MMIYVAKFLKLPLLDAYLNKDGNFTHGVNFAVTGASALNDTRLVSKYNVVSTTTNHSLSVQLGWFKSHLNSICSNASECKKELAKGLFLMGEIGGNDYNFVFFQGKPISIAYQMVPEVVDAIRAAIKEIINLGATRIVVPGNFPVGCMTVFLAIFKSNDATMYDDHKCLKYLNKFAKYHNNQLQKAIRGLEKDYPNATIVYADYYTAFTEALQHPPYHGFERSVIHRACCGEGDNEYNFNFGRLCGNKGVPACENPQHHISWDGIHLTQHAYRVMANWLMRNILYGLTHVS; translated from the exons ATGATGATTTATGTAGCTAAGTTCCTGAAGCTGCCATTACTCGATGCCTACCTTAACAAAGATGGCAATTTTACTCATGGGGTTAATTTTGCTGTTACTGGCGCCTCCGCTCTGAATGATACTAGATTGGTATCAAAATACAATGTGGTATCAACCACCACCAATCATTCCTTGTCTGTGCAGCTTGGTTGGTTTAAATCCCATCTCAATTCCATTTGTTCTAATGCATCAG AATGCAAAAAGGAGCTCGCAAAAGGGCTATTTCTGATGGGTGAAATCGGAGGCAATGACTACAATTTCGTGTTTTTCCAGGGAAAACCCATCTCTATTGCGTATCAAATGGTGCCTGAAGTTGTTGACGCAATAAGAGCGGCCATAAAG gaaattataaatcttggTGCAACTCGAATAGTTGTACCAGGGAATTTCCCCGTTGGTTGCATGACCGTATTTCTTGCTATTTTCAAATCAAATGATGCAACAATGTATGACGATCACAAATGCCTTAAATACTTGAATAAATTTGCCAAGTACCACAACAATCAGCTTCAAAAAGCTATTCGAGGACTTGAGAAGGATTATCCAAATGCAACAATTGTTTACGCGGATTATTACACTGCCTTCACTGAAGCTCTTCAACATCCTCCTTACCATG GGTTCGAGAGAAGTGTTATACACCGGGCATGTTGTGGTGAGGGTGACAATGAGTACAACTTTAACTTTGGGAGATTATGTGGAAATAAAGGAGTTCCTGCTTGTGAAAATCCTCAACATCACATAAGTTGGGATGGAATTCATCTTACTCAACATGCTTATCGTGTTATGGCTAACTGGCTTATGAGGAACATCCTTTATGGCCTCACCCATGTCTCTTAA
- the LOC141605786 gene encoding myosin-17-like, translating into MATPENVIVGSKVWVEDPELAWVDGEVTRVNGTELHVQTTHGKSVVTNVSKVYPKDEEAPAGGVDDMTKLAYLHEPGVLSNLAIRYSINEIYTYTGNILIAVNPFQRLPHLYDIHMMDQYKGAQFGELSPHVFAIADTSYRAMITEGKSNSILVSGESGAGKTETTKMLMRYLAYLGGRTGVEGRTVEQQVLESNPVLEAFGNAKTLRNNNSSRFGKFVEIQFDKHGKISGAAIRTYLLERSRVCQVSDPERNYHCFYLLCAAPQEVREKFKLESPDKYHYLNQTNCYKLDGVDDGEEYLATRRAMDVVGISADDQDAIFRVVAAILHLGNINFSKGEEVDSSVLKDEKSRFHLNTTAELLRCDAKSLEDALIKRVMVTPEEIITRTLDPDSALGSRDALAKTVYSRLFDWLVETINNSIGQDPSSKCIIGVLDIYGFESFKLNSFEQFCINFTNEKLQQHFNQHVFKMEQEEYTKEEINWSYIEFVDNQDVLELIEKKPGGIIALLDEACMFPKSTHETFAQKLYQTFPKNKRFQKPKLSRTNFTIAHYAGDVTYQTDLFLDKNKDYVIAEHQDLLQASKCSFVAALFPPLPEETSKSSKFSSIGARFKLQLQQLMETLSSTEPHYIRCVKPNNVLKPAIFENVNILNQLRCGGVLEAIRISCAGYPTRRTFVDFLLRFGVLAPEFLDGKYDDKVACQKILDKMGLKGYQIGKTKVFLRAGQMAELDTRRAEILGSAARKIQRCGRTYIARREFISVRNAAIRIQSCCRGVLASKVHQELRRQASAIKIQKNFRRYVARKSYGRLRLAAISLQTGLRAMDARNIFRYKKQTKAAIIIQARVRCHMAYSYHKRLQKAALVTQCGWRQRVARKELRSLKMAARETGALKEAKDKLEKRVEELTWRLQYEGQLKKNLEEERAQEVSKLREALQAMQLQLEESNGRILKEREAAKKAIEEAPPLVKEVPVMVEDTEKVESLTAEIVNLKGLLQREREAAEEARKAFLDTEEKNSELLKKLEGSDDKMNELKDFVQRLEEKLSNAESESQVLRQQGLEMTKKLSSAESEIQEMTEKLKKAESEIQALRQQALTMTPIAKSAPVRSKTMVIQRSPENGHAQNGEAKQLPAPITTIDEDSPEDKPQKSLNEKQQEFQDLLIKCITQNLGYSKGQPIAASVIYKCLLHWRSFEVERTSIFDRIIQTIGSAIEVQDNNDMLAYWLSNTSSLLLLLQQTLKATGTAGFTPQRRRTMSTSLFGRMSSLRSSPQSPGLSFLNGRPKPDDVRQVEAKYPALLFKQQLTAFLEKIYGMIRDNLKKEISPLLGLCIQAPRTSRASMMKGRTQANSGAQQALIAHWQSIVKSLISYLTMMKANNVPPFLVRKVFSQIFSFVNVQLFNSLLLRRECCSFSNGEYVKAGLAELEQWCYDATEEYAGSAWDELKHIRQAVGFLVIHQKPKKTLNEITKDLCPALSIQQLYRISTMYWDDKYGTHTVSSDVISCMRVQMTEDANTAVTNSFLLDDDSSIPFSLDDISSSMQQQGTGDIDPPELLREHSGFSFLIQHSEG; encoded by the exons TTGCATGAACCAGGAGTCCTTTCTAACTTAGCCATTAGATATTCAATAAATGAGATCTAT ACATACACAGGAAATATTCTTATTGCAGTCAATCCATTTCAAAGATTACCTCATTTGTATGATATTCACATGATGGATCAATATAAAGGAGCACAATTCGGGGAGCTCAGTCCCCATGTTTTCGCAATAGCAGATACTTCATACAG GGCGATGATTACTGAAGGAAAGAGTAATTCAATCCTGGTTAGTGGTGAAAGTGGTGCTGGTAAGACTGAGACAACAAAGATGCTTATGAGATATCTTGCGTACTTGGGGGGACGAACTGGTGTGGAAGGTCGTACAGTTGAGCAACAAGTTCTCGAA TCCAATCCGGTTCTTGAAGCATTTGGCAATGCCAAAACCTTAAGAAACAACAATTCAAG TCGTTTCGGGAAGTTCGTAGAGATCCAATTTGACAAGCATGGGAAGATTTCTGGTGCTGCCATTCGGACATACTTGCTAGAGAGATCTCGTGTCTGTCAGGTTTCAGATCCCGAAAGAAATTATCATTGCTTTTATCTCCTTTGTGCGGCTCCTCAAGAG GTAAGAGAAAAATTCAAGTTGGAGAGCCCTGATAAATACCATTACTTAAATCAAACCAATTGCTATAAGCTGGATGGGGTCGACGACGGGGAGGAATATCTTGCGACCAGAAGGGCTATGGATGTTGTTGGGATAAGTGCAGATGACCAG GATGCAATATTCAGAGTTGTTGCTGCAATTCTTCATCTTGGTAACATTAACTTTTCTAAAGGGGAGGAAGTGGATTCTTCTGTCCTTAAAGATGAAAAGTCAAGATTTCATTTAAATACGACTGCTGAGCTTCTTAG GTGTGATGCCAAAAGCCTAGAAGATGCACTTATTAAACGTGTGATGGTGACTCCTGAAGAAATAATCACGCGAACGCTTGATCCTGATTCTGCACTAGGCAGCAGAGATGCACTGGCTAAAACCGTATACTCGCGTTTGTTTGATTG GCTTGTGGAGACGATTAACAATTCGATCGGGCAGGATCCCTCTTCAAAGTGCATTATTGGCGTTCTTGATATCTATGGTTTTGAAAGTTTTAAACTCAACAG TTTTGAGCAGTTCTGTATCAATTTCACTAATGAAAAGCTCCAGCAGCATTTTAATCAG CATGTCTTCAAGATGGAACAAGAAGAGTATacaaaagaggaaataaattgGAGCTACATAGAATTTGTGGATAATCAGGATGTATTAGAACTGATTGAAAAG AAACCTGGAGGAATTATTGCTCTTCTTGATGAAGCATG CATGTTTCCTAAATCTACACATGAAACCTTTGCCCAGAAGTTGTATCAGACATTCCCGAAAAACAAACGCTTTCAGAAACCGAAGCTTTCTCGGACCAACTTTACCATCGCTCATTATGCAGGGGAT GTAACATATCAAACTGATCTGTTTCTGGACAAAAATAAAGATTATGTTATAGCCGAGCATCAAGATCTTCTACAAGCCTCAAAATGTTCGTTTGTAGCTGCTCTTTTTCCTCCACTCCCAGAGGAAACATCCAAGTCATCGAAGTTTTCTTCAATAGGGGCACGCTTTAAG CTGCAACTTCAACAATTGATGGAAACTCTAAGTTCCACAGAGCCTCATTATATCAGATGCGTGAAGCCAAACAATGTTCTAAAGCCTGCTATTTTTGAGAATGTGAACATCCTTAACCAATTACGCTGTGGT GGTGTTCTCGAAGCAATCAGGATTAGCTGCGCTGGATATCCTACTAGACGAACATTTGTTGACTTTCTTCTGCGGTTTGGTGTTCTTGCTCCTGAATTTCTGGATGGAAA ATATGATGACAAGGTTGCATGCCAGAAAATATTGGATAAGATGGGGTTAAAAGGCTACCAG ATAGGAAAGACAAAGGTTTTCCTTCGAGCAGGACAGATGGCAGAGCTGGACACGAGGAGAGCAGAGATATTAGGAAGTGCAGCCAGGAAAATACAACGATGTGGACGGACATACATTGCTCGCAGAGAATTCATTTCTGTCAGAAATGCAGCTATTCGTATTCAGTCCTGTTGTCGAG GTGTTTTGGCTAGCAAGGTTCACCAAGAATTAAGAAGACAAGCATCAGCCATAAAGATCCAGAAGAACTTCCGTCGATACGTTGCCAGAAAGTCTTATGGCAGACTGAGATTGGCTGCAATATCACTGCAGACTGGATTAAGGGCAATGGATGCTCGGAACATATTCCGATATAAAAAGCAAACAAAGGCTGCAATTATAATCCAG GCTCGCGTACGTTGCCACATGGCTTATTCTTACCACAAGCGTCTTCAAAAGGCCGCTCTTGTGACCCAGTGTGGTTGGAGGCAAAGAGTTGCAAGGAAAGAACTGAGAAGTCTCAAAATG GCTGCCAGAGAAACTGGTGCTCTTAAAGAAGCAAAAGACAAGCTGGAGAAGCGCGTGGAAGAGCTTACATGGCGCTTACAGTATGAGGGTCAATTAAAG AAAAATTTGGAAGAGGAAAGAGCACAAGAAGTTTCAAAGTTACGGGAAGCTTTGCAAGCAATGCAATTGCAGTTGGAAGAATCAAATGGTCGCATCCTTAAGGAACGAGAGGCCGCGAAGAAGGCTATTGAGGAAGCACCACCACTTGTTAAAGAGGTTCCAGTTATGGTAGAAGATACCGAGAAGGTGGAGTCATTAACAGCTGAAATAGTTAATTTGAAG GGCTTGTTACAAAGAGAGAGAGAAGCTGCAGAAGAGGCGAGAAAGGCTTTCTTGGACACTGAGGAAAAGAATTCAGAGCTGCTTAAAAAATTAGAAGGTTCAGATGACAAGATGAATGAACTTAAAGATTTTGTTCAAAG GCTGGAAGAAAAACTTTCTAATGCCGAGTCCGAGTCCCAAGTACTACGTCAGCAAGGATTGGAGATGACTAAGAAACTTTCTTCAGCTGAGTCAGAAATCCAAGAGATGACTGAAAAACTCAAGAAGGCAGAGTCAGAAATCCAAGCACTTCGTCAACAAGCCCTCACCATGACACCAATAGCAAAGTCAGCACCAGTCCGTTCAAAGACTATGGTTATACAG AGAAGTCCAGAGAACGGTCATGCGCAAAATGGTGAAGCAAAACAATTGCCAGCTCCG ATCACAACAATTGATGAAGATTCACCGGAGGATAAACCACAGAAATCCCTTAATGAGAAACAACAG GAGTTTCAGGACTTGCTCATCAAGTGTATAACACAGAACCTTGGATATTCCAAGGGCCAACCTATCGCTGCTTCTGTCATATACAAATGTCTTTTACACTGGAGGTCCTTTGAAGTTGAACGGACTAGTATCTTTGATCGTATTATCCAAACAATAGGTTCGGCTATTGAG GTCCAGGATAATAATGACATGTTGGCCTACTGGTTATCTAATACATCCTCCCTATTGTTGCTCCTCCAACAAACACTAAAAGCCACTGGAACAGCTGGCTTTACTCCACAGAGACGAAGGACAATGTCTACTTCTCTTTTTGGACGAATGTCATCG TTGAGATCATCTCCTCAAAGCCCTGGTTTATCATTTTTGAATGGGCGGCCCAAACCAGATGATGTTCGCCAAGTAGAAGCCAAATATCCTGCTTTGTTGTTCAAGCAGCAGCTTACTGCTTTTCTCGAGAAGATATATGGCATGATCAGAGACAATCTTAAGAAAGAGATATCTCCGTTGTTGGGGCTGTGTATCCAG GCACCTCGTACATCACGGGCTAGTATGATGAAAGGACGCACGCAGGCTAACTCGGGTGCTCAACAAGCTTTGATAGCTCACTGGCAAAGCATTGTAAAAAGTTTAATTAGTTACTTGACGATGATGAAAGCAAACAAT GTGCCTCCCTTCTTAGTGCGGAAAGTATTCTCTCAGATATTCTCATTTGTCAATGTCCAGCTATTTAACAG TCTCCTGCTGCGACGTGAATGCTGCTCCTTTAGCAATGGCGAGTATGTAAAAGCGGGTTTGGCTGAGTTAGAACAGTGGTGTTATGATGCAACGGAGGAG TATGCTGGCTCAGCTTGGGATGAGTTGAAGCATATTAGACAAGCGGTCGGATTCCTT GTCATACATCAGAAGCCCAAGAAAACCTTGAATGAGATAACAAAGGACCTTTGTCCA GCTCTTAGCATACAACAATTATATAGAATCAGTACTATGTACTGGGACGACAAATATGGAACTCATACTGTGTCTTCTGAT GTAATATCATGTATGAGAGTTCAGATGACGGAAGATGCCAACACTGCTGTGACCAACTCATTCTTACTTGATGACGACTCAAG CATCCCATTCTCCCTGGACGATATTTCCAGCTCAATGCAACAGCAAGGAACAGGTGATATCGATCCTCCTGAACTACTAAGAGAACACTCTGGGTTTTCTTTCTTGATCCAACATTCCGAGGGATAA